A window from Pichia kudriavzevii chromosome 5, complete sequence encodes these proteins:
- a CDS encoding uncharacterized protein (PKUD0E01660; similar to Saccharomyces cerevisiae YPL264C), which translates to MMNLAKLYEDRIVPNLGVYLTLISQFFNSCMIIFCKLLITDKDFKTPLHPLQILFVRMAITYVFCIIYFVFYERNPNFPLGPKGFRFLHLLRAVGGFVGVVGQYWSLLYLNVSDTVCITFLAPTVTSFMAYIFLGERFTKVEAIGGFTAFCGVLLIAKPRFLLDLLSTASTKISEKITEDDIKDSHNRLIGSTFAFVSTFGTGTAMCAIRKIGFNSHPLLMVSIYALFTTVASFLGILIIPGIGFQTPHTVKQWTLLIVIGVTGFFMQFLLTAGMQREKAARAIAMTYTQLVYASIFDYITNGKIPQGWSLIGEIIIVLSVFSIVYFKDLNQSSSYTSLRDSDRDLESDAISAIELQDNLEGGDTDSNFKISSESEPETNANIECALESK; encoded by the coding sequence atgatgaatttaGCTAAATTATATGAAGACAGAATTGTACCCAATTTGGGGGTATATTTAACATTAATTtcccaatttttcaattcctgCATGATCATATTTTGCAAACTCCTAATTACTGacaaagatttcaaaactCCTTTGCATCCGCTACAGATTCTATTTGTGAGAATGGCAATTACCTATGTGTTTTGTATCATATATTTTGTCTTCTACGAAAGAAATCCCAACTTCCCACTTGGCCCTAAAGGGTTCCGATTTCTACACTTGCTCCGAGCAGTTGGCGGGTTTGTTGGTGTCGTGGGACAATACTGGTCTTTGCTATATTTGAATGTCTCTGATACTGTATGTATCACCTTTTTGGCTCCGACTGTTACATCCTTCATGGCCTACATTTTCTTGGGGGAACGTTTCACAAAGGTGGAAGCAATTGGTGGCTTCACGGCTTTTTGCGGAGTTTTGCTAATTGCCAAGCCGAGatttttgttggatttaCTATCCACTGCATCAACGAAAATTTCGGAGAAAATAACAGAAGATGATATCAAAGATTCCCATAATAGGCTTATAGGTTCAACATTCGCCTTTGTTTCTACATTTGGTACCGGAACGGCCATGTGCGCCATACGTAAAATTGGATTCAATTCTCATCCTTTATTAATGGTTTCCATATATGCATTATTTACAACTGTGGCTTCCTTTTTAGGTATATTAATTATTCCGGGAATCGGCTTCCAAACACCTCACACGGTGAAGCAATGGACTCTATTGATTGTTATCGGTGTCACGGGGTTTTTCATGCAGTTTCTACTTACAGCTGGTATGCAACGTGAGAAGGCTGCAAGAGCGATAGCAATGACATACACACAACTAGTGTATGCATCGATCTTTGATTACATTACGAATGGCAAAATCCCACAAGGCTGGTCCCTCATTGGGGaaattattattgttttatctgttttttcaaTCGTTTATTTCAAAGATCTGAATCAAAGTTCATCTTACACATCTCTCAGAGATAGTGACAGAGATCTAGAAAGTGATGCAATATCCGCAATTGAACTCCAGGATAATTTGGAAGGGGGAGACACAGACTCAAACTTTAAAATATCAAGTGAGTCTGAACCTGAAACTAATGCCAACATCGAGTGTGCACTCGAGTCGAAATAA
- a CDS encoding uncharacterized protein (PKUD0E01670; Pfam Domains: HMG_box(2.1e-08)) — protein MLSFLSIPRATLLRNTCQVRSIFASAVTLKEAVKTKTSAETIKKAARKPTKKAEKTLTKTELKKSEKPKRPANAYALYLKEKFPTLKNDSNKSIDVTKQIAERWRVESDTIKESYKQKAAPAFVEYHQLIAKWEEKYKPTLNGYQKFLKVNLSGKATGKEDAAKLLKEYASQWKALSDLEKEAWKNREL, from the coding sequence ATGCTGTCGTTCTTATCCATTCCTCGTGCCACATTGCTCAGAAATACCTGCCAAGTCAGATCGATCTTTGCGTCTGCAGTTACCTTAAAGGAGGCTgtcaaaacaaaaacctCAGCTGAGACAATCAAAAAGGCAGCACGGAAACCTACGAAAAAGGCAGAGAAGACATTGACCAAAACCGAACTGAAGAAAAGTGAAAAGCCAAAAAGACCAGCAAATGCCTATGCCCTTTATCTAAAAGAAAAGTTCCcaactttgaagaatgatagtaataaatcaattgatgtTACCAAACAAATTGCAGAGAGATGGAGGGTTGAATCTGATACCATCAAAGAATCTTACAAACAGAAGGCTGCTCCTGCATTTGTCGAATACCACCAACTGATTGCTAAATgggaagaaaaatataaaccaACTCTCAATGGTTACCAGAAGTTCCTTAAGGTAAATCTATCCGGCAAGGCAACCGGTAAGGAAGATGCTGCTAAACTATTGAAGGAGTATGCGTCACAATGGAAGGCTCTGTctgatttggaaaaagaagcaTGGAAAAATAGAGAACTTTAA
- a CDS encoding uncharacterized protein (PKUD0E01680; similar to Saccharomyces cerevisiae YCR069W (CPR4) and YNR028W (CPR8); ancestral locus Anc_6.336) — MSRLSLPSFTSWVLLLSCLIVALLISPVNSAIIPSEVISKEDEEAITDLLHLTIHESRNGNDHTVESSTPLGTIVIALFGKIVPNTVENFKGLSETYSKTETLFHRVIPGFVIQAGDFDNNGGHSFFGYRGASPPADTDHPEAFGPFYSGLEDENFQISHNKVGRVSVANAGPNTGGSQFFICLEPVPFLDGKHVVFGQVIEGMDIAQKIANVERDSNDKPKNDVFIYSTKVEPYKSAQKDEKTAEEGKVGIIDKADTPSDTDSGYAKEHPTGLGGSKRHLVLIPFAAFVILACYLGLKNRRSINSLIRGPRYRRVAANSSE, encoded by the coding sequence ATGTCCAGGTTAAGTTTACCTTCTTTCACTAGTTGGGTTTTGCTTTTGTCATGTCTAATTGTTGctcttttgatttcaccTGTAAATTCTGCCATTATACCCTCGGAAGttatttcaaaagaagatgaagaggCTATTACGGATCTTCTCCATCTCACGATTCATGAATCAAGAAATGGGAATGACCATACGGTAGAAAGTTCCACCCCTCTAGGAACAATTGTTATTGCACTATTTGGTAAAATCGTCCCCAATACGGTAGAAAACTTCAAAGGTTTGTCTGAAACGTACTCCAAAACTGAAACATTATTTCATCGGGTAATTCCAGGATTTGTCATTCAAGCAGGTGATTTTGACAATAATGGAGGGCATTCCTTCTTTGGTTATAGGGGTGCATCTCCACCGGCAGATACCGACCATCCGGAAGCTTTTGGCCCATTTTATAGTGGTTTGGAGGATGagaatttccaaatctCTCATAATAAAGTTGGTAGAGTAAGTGTTGCCAACGCTGGTCCAAACACTGGCGGTagtcaatttttcatttgtttaGAGCCAGTACCCTTTTTAGATGGCAAACATGTTGTGTTTGGTCAAGTCATTGAGGGAATGGATATTGCCCAAAAAATTGCTAATGTCGAGAGGGACAGCAATGATAAACCAAAAAACGatgtttttatttattctaCAAAAGTCGAACCTTATAAATCTGCTCAGAAGGATGAGAAAACTGCCGAAGAAGGGAAGGTTGGAATCATCGATAAAGCTGATACGCCTTCTGATACAGATAGTGGATATGCAAAGGAACATCCAACAGGTTTAGGTGGATCTAAGAGACATTTAGTTCTAATCCCATTCGCAGCTTTTGTGATACTGGCGTGCTACCTGGGCCTTAAGAACCGTCGTAGTATCAATTCCTTGATTAGAGGGCCTAGATATAGACGAGTTGCAGCAAATAGCTCAGAATAA
- a CDS encoding uncharacterized protein (PKUD0E01690; similar to Saccharomyces cerevisiae YNR030W (ALG12); ancestral locus Anc_6.338) encodes MVNLSLYLVIQGLMTTSTLQHLLDLTLFTSITYMLLVAPYTKVEESFNVQAIHDFINLGIDSLDSFDHMYFPGAVKRTCIGSLLLSLPSIYLSNFMRQWALRLISLATLINSIVPTSLGKVLAKELPNVLKETKVYQLIITRFLLSLVTFFSIIYLRKSIAYACSKTSKNIGIWFSFFMYPLPHILFYSSRLLPNFICLPLFNAAIGLFLCGDIPRSITILVFVGVVFRFEVLVFTGALIFFCVSGIFRYGRPIMKFREAVVSVATSLLLSGFLSARIDSYFWNVEITIPEFESFIFNILKGNSSEWGVEPFHAYFTRYLPKLFASQFELTPILTLLFTVFSLLNAKKLYLSSHKKPDYNVDYVNYGVGTLTTLLWSSYLYMLVLSVNGHKEWRFMVYLVPIFCCIAASAFEWVLSKVGKFIRKLLLLSICLLFLGSLLFSFVFGLISSWNYTGGDAAQKLNLRLIDMYGPNANMIKPIVVHWDVGTCMNGASLFTQIGDNKASQDQWVSMDDQPVKYWIIYDKTEDTDALAQIVDDFDYWVQYDDEPLAQPSDGYEWILVDMLEGYDGINTQLVISLLKNPGQVFAQLFHSIESKNFTWIQNVLDNCIKKKVRGKIWERAKIQSL; translated from the coding sequence ATGGTTAATCTTTCTCTATATCTCGTTATCCAAGGATTGATGACAACAAGCACACTACAGCATTTGTTGGATCTGACATTGTTTACATCAATAACGTATATGTTATTGGTTGCTCCATACACCAAAGTAGAGGAATCATTTAATGTTCAAGCCATTCATGACTTTATAAACCTGGGGATAGACAGTCTGGATTCATTTGATCACATGTATTTTCCAGGAGCTGTCAAACGTACATGTATAGGTTCTTTGCTGTTGTCATTACCGTCtatatatttatcaaattttatGAGGCAATGGGCTTTACGACTGATATCTTTGGCTACATTAATAAATTCTATAGTTCCAACATCACTTGGAAAGGTTTTAGCAAAAGAACTGCCTAACGTTTTGAAAGAAACCAAAGTTTATCAACTAATAATTACCAGGTTTTTGTTGTCATTGgtaacatttttttctattatatACCTCAGGAAATCAATAGCTTATGCGTGCTCAAAAACGTCTAAAAATATAGGAATATGGTTTTCATTCTTCATGTATCCTTTGCCGCATATTCTTTTCTACTCTTCGAGGTTATTACCGAACTTTATTTGTTTACCCCTATTCAATGCTGCAATTGGTTTGTTTTTATGTGGTGATATACCCAGGTCAATTACcattcttgtttttgtcGGTGTGGTCTTTAGGTTTGAAGTGTTGGTTTTTACCGGAGctcttatttttttctgcgTAAGTGGGATTTTCCGTTATGGTCGCCCTATAATGAAGTTTAGAGAAGCAGTTGTTTCAGTTGCCACATCATTGTTGTTAAGCGGATTTTTAAGTGCAAGAATTGATTCTTATTTTTGGAATGTTGAGATTACTATTCCCGAGTTTGAGTCGTTCatattcaatatattgaaagGTAATTCATCTGAATGGGGTGTTGAACCTTTCCATGCCTACTTTACAAGGTACCTCCCTAAATTGTTTGCATCACAGTTTGAGCTTACTCCTATACTGACTTTACTCTTTACAGTTTTTTCTCTACTAAATGCTAAAAAGTTATACCTTAGCTCACATAAAAAGCCAGATTATAATGTGGATTATGTAAATTATGGTGTTGGAACACTTACAACTTTGCTATGGTCGTCTTACCTATACATGCTGGTATTATCTGTCAACGGACACAAGGAATGGAGGTTTATGGTATACTTAGTTCCAATCTTTTGTTGTATTGCTGCAAGTGCTTTTGAATGGGTGTTGTCAAAAGTAGGGAAATTTATAAGAAAATTACTTTTACTTTCAATATGTCTCTTATTTTTAGGGAGTTTACTGTTTTCATTCGTTTTTGGCCTCATTTCAAGTTGGAATTATACAGGTGGCGATGCAGCTCAAAAGCTAAATTTGAGGTTAATTGATATGTATGGACCAAATGCGAATATGATCAAACCTATTGTTGTACATTGGGATGTAGGCACTTGCATGAATGGAGCCTCTTTATTCACACAAATTGGAGATAACAAAGCAAGTCAAGATCAATGGGTTTCTATGGATGACCAGCCAGTCAAATATTGGATAATATATGATAAAACTGAAGACACCGATGCTTTGGCTCAGATTGTCGATGACTTTGACTACTGGGTTCAGTATGACGACGAGCCTTTAGCGCAGCCAAGTGATGGGTACGAATGGATATTAGTCGACATGTTGGAGGGTTATGACGGAATAAACACACAGTTAGTCATCagtttattgaagaatccCGGCCAAGTTTTTGCACAGCTGTTCCACTCTATTGAATCCAAAAATTTCACATGGATCCAGAATGTTCTTGATAACTgtataaaaaagaaagtcaGAGGTAAGATATGGGAACGTGCAAAAATACAGTCACTTTAA
- a CDS encoding uncharacterized protein (PKUD0E01700; similar to Saccharomyces cerevisiae YNR029C; ancestral locus Anc_6.337) — protein MEEELEYIPNLVENENEEIVFEKVKKEPIDTTGTIIEEDKSKKVPVTILTGYLGSGKSTLLEQIAKRGDRKLAVILNEFGDSIDIEKSLTVKDKENEVEEWLDLGNGCLCCTVKDNGVAAIERLVAKRKGFDHIILETTGLADPGPITTMFWLDDGLLSNVYIDGVVTVLDAENIETNLSDKDESHVHHAEEGTHGEDPHHNCDNVTVAHVQIALADVILLNKIDKIENDPKRIKRIESLVRDINANVPIYETKFGDISLDKILDLHAYEARDVSSLVKTEKSTSGVHDHRMGTLSFNFKKLVDIREFKKFEKFLQDLLWDDSDADLLRNNMEIHRTKGLVFIEDGDSYKVIQGVRKTYDVIDGMQDILEIELDSSRLVLIGKYIDGELVRRKFSEVMGFDMFA, from the coding sequence atggaagaagaactaGAATACATTCCAAATTTAGTAGAGAAcgaaaatgaagaaattgtttttgaaaaggtGAAAAAAGAACCAATTGATACCACGGGTACCATTATCGAAGAAGATAAGAGTAAGAAAGTTCCAGTTACTATTTTAACGGGTTATTTGGGATCCGGAAAATCTACCCTTCTTGAACAGATAGCCAAACGTGGGGACAGAAAATTAGCAGTTATTTTGAACGAGTTTGGTGATTCgattgatattgaaaaatcctTAACAGTgaaagataaagaaaatgaagttgaagagtgGTTGGATTTGGGCAATGGTTGTTTGTGTTGTACTGTTAAAGATAATGGTGTGGCTGCAATTGAACGTTTAGTGGctaaaagaaaaggttttGATCATATCATCTTAGAAACTACAGGATTAGCCGATCCTGGACCCATTACCACAATGTTTTGGTTAGATGATGGGCTACTCTCTAATGTTTACATTGATGGCGTCGTTACAGTCTTGGATGcagaaaatattgaaactAATCTGAGCGATAAAGACGAAAGTCATGTACACCACGCAGAAGAAGGAACTCATGGGGAAGACCCACATCACAACTGCGATAATGTGACGGTTGCACACGTACAAATTGCTCTTGCTGATGTAATATTGCTAAACAAGATtgacaaaattgaaaatgatccAAAAAGAATTAAAAGAATTGAGAGTCTAGTCAGAGATATCAATGCCAATGTTCCGATATACGAGACTAAATTTGGCGACATTAGTCTAGACAAGATCTTAGATCTACATGCATATGAAGCCCGTGATGTCAGCTCCTTGGTGAAAACGGAAAAATCTACAAGCGGCGTGCACGATCATAGAATGGGTACATTGagcttcaatttcaagaagCTCGTCGATATAAGagaatttaaaaaatttgagaagTTTTTGCAAGATCTTCTCTGGGACGACTCCGATGCGGATTTGCTAAGGAATAATATGGAAATACACAGAACAAAGGGCCTAGTATTTATTGAGGATGGAGACTCTTACAAAGTTATTCAAGGTGTTAGAAAAACTTACGATGTTATCGATGGCATGCAAgatattttggaaattgagTTAGACAGCTCCAGACTTGTATTAATTGGTAAGTATATTGATGGTGAATTAGTAAGGAGAAAATTTTCTGAAGTCATGGGATTTGATATGTTTGCGTGA
- a CDS encoding uncharacterized protein (PKUD0E01710; similar to Saccharomyces cerevisiae YJL166W (QCR8); ancestral locus Anc_1.177) — MGHPGAYMGWWGSMGSPKQKRITIHSVSPYAQSPLHGSVNRAIFNSFRRFKSQVLYIALPFAIVWSVWTEARDYNEYLYTKAGREELERVNV; from the coding sequence ATGGGTCATCCAGGTGCATACATGGGCTGGTGGGGTTCTATGGGATCCCCAAAGCAAAAGAGAATTACTATCCATTCTGTTTCTCCATACGCTCAATCCCCTCTACACGGTTCTGTCAACAGAGCTAtcttcaactctttcaGAAGATTCAAGTCTCAAGTTTTATACATTGCTCTTCCATTTGCAATTGTTTGGTCTGTTTGGACCGAAGCTAGAGACTACAATGAATACTTATACACCAAGGCGGGTAGAGAAGAATTAGAAAGAGTTAACGTTTAA
- a CDS encoding uncharacterized protein (PKUD0E01720; similar to Saccharomyces cerevisiae YGR105W (VMA21); ancestral locus Anc_3.449), with translation MADIPPQVLRKLIIFTALMILGPLVAFFTSQALFESSLVSGGIAAVVANVVLIGYVYVAFNENIDGDSKEKKES, from the exons ATGGCCGATATACCTCC CCAAGTTTTACGgaaattgattattttcACAGCATTGATGATTCTTGGCCCACTCGTGGCCTTTTTTACTAGTCAGGCATTGTTTGAAAGTTCCCTCGTGTCGGGTGGTATTGCAGCAGTCGTTGCAAACGTGGTTCTTATTGGGTACGTCTACGTGGCCTTTAACGAAAATATAGATGGCGATTccaaggaaaagaaggaatcTTAA
- a CDS encoding uncharacterized protein (PKUD0E01730; Pfam Domains: PhyH(4.6e-46)), translated as MPLTPPELKQFEQDGYLAIVNYLDKKTVADLNNEIKEMLTSANMGNHPMIKFTTGNDKDGHISDKYFFDSADKIHYFFEPDAIVEQNGEHKLLYPIEKSINKIGHGLHFLNPKFNKVTVNDDIASICRQLGFRDAKAIQSMCVIKQPHIGAEVPPHNDAEFLYTKPKTCVGFWFALEDCTLENGCLEFIPGSQHYPLQKRFVKDLKKGSGTKFAKLDNPDEDFVESKEYKEFKEKISDDSLYKKVTIPAGTLVLINGKVIHKSSKNKSDDSRNAYTFHVVDGTEEYDAYNWLQIPPAKPQGSQNFTRLYKNYE; from the coding sequence atgCCATTGACACCTCCCGAACTAAAACAGTTTGAACAAGATGGTTATCTAGCTATTGTTAATTATCTAGACAAAAAAACGGTGGCTGATCtaaacaatgaaatcaaggaaatgCTCACGTCTGCTAACATGGGTAATCATCCGATGATTAAATTCACTACCGGTAATGATAAAGATGGACATATAAGTGATAAATACTTTTTCGATTCTGCTGATAAAATCcactatttttttgagCCCGATGCAATAGTTGAACAAAATGGTGAACACAAACTTTTATACCCAATTGAGAAGtcaatcaataaaatcGGACATGGTTTGCATTTCTTGAATcccaaattcaacaaagtaACCGTTAACGATGACATTGCCTCTATTTGTAGGCAGCTAGGCTTCAGAGATGCAAAAGCTATTCAAAGTATGTGTGTGATCAAACAGCCACACATTGGCGCAGAAGTCCCTCCACATAACGATGCAGAATTCTTATACACCAAGCCAAAAACTTGTGTTGGATTTTGGTTTGCACTCGAGGATTGCACGTTAGAAAATGGATGCCTAGAGTTCATTCCCGGTTCTCAGCATTATCCATTACAGAAAAGATTTgtcaaagatttgaagaaaggCTCAGGTACAAAATTTGCTAAATTAGACAATCCAGATGAAGACTTTGTGGAATCGAAGGAATACAAGGAAttcaaggagaaaatcaGCGATGATTCTCTCTACAAAAAAGTTACCATACCTGCTGGCACTCTGGTACTGATTAATGGTAAGGTTATTCATAAATCttctaaaaataaatcCGATGACTCTCGAAATGCTTATACATTTCATGTTGTCGATGGAACTGAAGAATATGACGCTTATAATTGGCTTCAAATTCCTCCTGCAAAACCACAAGGTTCTCAAAACTTTACTAGATTGTACAAAAATTACGAATAG